The Calypte anna isolate BGI_N300 chromosome 20, bCalAnn1_v1.p, whole genome shotgun sequence DNA window GGGGGCGAGacggggctgggcagggctggacACATGGCggggtggggggcacagggagGAAAGGTCTCCCCTGGGATGTGTCTGTAGCTGTCAGGGATCCGACTGCAGAGAGAAGTGtgatttgtgttttaatttatttatttatttatttatttttaattacgTGTGGTTTTTTGTATCCCCGTGTGCCTCGCAGGCAGGGTGAGACACCCTGGGGATGCTTAGGGGCCTGGCAGGTCTCGGTAAACCCTCTCCTTGTTTACAGGGCAAGCATGAGTCTCTTTGGAGCAACGTCAGGGTTTAGTACTGGAGGTACCAGCATGTTCGTCAGTACGACTGCAGATAACCATAACCCGATGAAGGTATGTGTGTTACCCCTTGTGGGAAccacttttttcctgtgttttaatGTGTCACAGCACTCACGACCTGCTAACTCATCCTGTGGAAGTTTCAGGCTATCAGCGCAGTTTGTAAATGTGACTaagtttgttttgtcttttgttctCTTATAGGATATTGAAGTAACATCCCCACCTGATGACAGCATATCTTGTTTAGCATTTAGCCCACCAACATTGCCGGGTAATTTCCTCATTGCAGGATCATGGGCAAACGATGTAAGTTCTTACAGTCAGACCTAGCAATGAGTACAGTCAGAGGATTGCTGCCTGAAGTATAAAACATGATCCTAAAAATTTGTGCCAGTGTTCCTGAATACCTTAATCTTTGCTTGGGTGCCAAGGCACCCAGTTTGACAAAGCTGAGCATCTTCAGTTGCAGTATTCAGAGAATTCCTTGACCTGCCTATGTGTTTTACACTTTGGAATATGTAGCCAGTGTTTTCCCTTCTTCAGGGAAAATAAGGTTTCACTGATTCTGCAATAAGCTTGGTGtttacagtaatatttttttgttggatAAACTAAGGGTGGGATCTTCAAGAAGTCCTTTAAGGTCATAGTATTAGTATGTTACATCTGTATGCACTTTTCCTGTTACAGGTTCGCTGCTGGGAAGTTCAGGATAATGGACAGACAATTCCAAAGGCTCAGCAGATGCACACAGGGCCTGTACTAGATGGCTGCTGGAGTGATGTATGTTcctacttaaaaataataattataaaaaaccTCTTGAGACAGACACGAGTGCCACATCTAGATTCTGCCCATGATTATTGTATAGATTTAGGCTAAGCACAGCCTAATAGAAGAGTGACATGGGCATAAGAAGAAGTTGAAAAGTAAGAATGTATTTAAAACTACATAATAGCTAGTAGAGTTTTCTATTATATGCAGTCCTAAGTAAATTTCCACTTGTAATATATTACTTACTGTGACTCTATTACTGGAAGATAATATATCTTGGCAGTTGCCTAATAGGTACTGAATGATAGAGCTATTAAATCTCTTGGCCTTATTCTTGTTTTTTAGGATGGGAGTAAAGTATTTACTGCTTCCTGTGACAAAACTGCTAAAATGTGGGATCTCAACAGTAACCAAGCTATTCAGATTGCACAAGTAAGCAAGCAAACCCCAAGCTAttatgtgtttcttttcatttctatttttattagaaGCTACTTTTATTAGCAAATTAAGCTAATGTTCAGTTCTTCTGAAGTAGATATTGCTAGATGAAGAAGAGGCTGTAGgttgatttttctttgagatAATGAAGTGTACAGGAATAGGGAGACCTCCAGTGAAAGTGATTGGAATAACCTGTGTGgctttttcctgtattttgctTGAGAGAGATTTTTATCTGTTGCTACTGTCACCCTGCTGCATTAATAGGGGaaggaaaaatttaaagaaCCATTGAATTCACTTGCACAAATGccagctttctgctgcagcagtaaCTGGGGTTATATTATCAATTACCAATTTAAAAGTGAATGTCTGTTCAGAGAATCTGTAGTTGTAGTGACTGAAATGAGTAACCACTTATATAATGTGGGAAAAATTTTAGTCCTTTTACTGATTGCTTCTTGTATCTTATTTGAGGTGATAAAATGCACATTCCCAgccttcattttaaaatcttgttgATACAGTTCCCATAGGACTTTATTCTCTAGCTGTTATCAGAAGAAgctgggttttgtgggttttattatagtaattattttttataaaaccaACACTTTGACAGACAATATCCTTTATAAGTAAATAGAAAGCCCCACTGTTCATGatttgtatttctgctgtgtttcctATACAGGGTGACTTGATTGTAGTTCTTTGCATTGGGAATTATTGTTTTCTTATGTGGGTGATTTTGTAGCACTTAACAGTACAATGAGATGATGAGCAACCTTTATCCTAACTGTTGTGactaaaataatgaatatttcaTATTGAATGGATAAATAGTGTAActacatacaaaaaaaccccaatgaaaTGTAGACTATTATCTTAATAAATATGTGtgtatttgtctttttgttttcttcagcatgATGCTCCTGTGAAGACTATCCACTGGATTAAAGCACCAAATTATAGCTGTGTCATGACAGGAAGCTGGGATAAAACTTTGAAGGTATGATTCTTATCTGAACAAAAGGACATAAAGTGTGCTAATAATCTGTATGATAGTATCTATGTgaaattaaagtattttgttAAATACTAATATAAAAAACAGATAAATGAAATAACCACACTTCACAGAGGGTTGCAGTATTCTAACTGTAGGCAAGAATGAAATAACTTGGTACCAATTGCATTCTCTTTACAGAAGTAATTTAAATGGTGTAGCCCCAACTCCAAACCtaagttttttcatttttctgtttccatcagTTCTGGGACACCCGTTCACCAACACCTATGATGACATTGCAGCTCCCTGAAAGATGTTATTGTGCAGATGTGGTAAGCTGGGTATACATGATAAGCCAGTGTCAGCTACATGACTGGGAGTATGTGTAAGCTGGCAGTCTTTGAAGCTTCTGTAGGTTACCACTGACTGTTAGTATTTGATCACTATATGATAATAGCAATAAACAAGTGAATCTTTTTGATCAGGCATCTGGGAAACATAAGAAACACACTTGGTGTTCTTTTAAACTTCCCAAACCAGATCAGCACTAATACTGACCTACCCTTATTTCTGGTTAATGTTGTATAGCACTCTTATGATGCATATTGGAAGGGTCAACTAATAATTAGAAGAATACTATATGTTGAATTTTGTAAGAGCAGGGAAGAActgatttgttttgcttaaatATAATTCTATGAATTTTGTTCTTACTTTCTTCCCCTTGCCAGccctcccctcttccttcccagaaAATAGTCTAATTTCTTTAGTTTCTTCATggatttctgcaaaataaaaactagATGTCTCTTTTCCAATCTGCTTTACATCCTTATCCAGGTTCATCCTATGGCTGCTGTGGCCACTGCAGAAAGGGGTTTGATAGTTTATCAGTTAGAGAATCAACCTTCTGAATTTAGAAGAATAGAATCTCCTCTTAAACACCAGgtaaaaaattatgtttgtaGTAAGTGTATTTATTCAGATTATTGAAATTCTGAGTGTGTCATCTTTTGgtttaaaacagcatttcaaaacCACAGTATGTTATCAGCATGTGTCCTgatttgtcatttttctgttgctgaCCTTCATAAGAATTTAAGAAGTGTCAATACTGTCACCCAAATAGAATTTGTAGTAGAATTTGCAGTAGAATTTGGCCTATCTCTTGACCTCGTTTGTgattttccttgctttgcaTTGGTATGTGTGATGTGCATCCCCATGGAAAACAGACAGCAGTCAGGAAATCTGCCTTCAGACCTCTGTCTAAAATCTTTCTGTTATCTCTCTCAAATTTAGCATCGCTgtgttgctatttttaaagacaaagtGAACAAACCTACTGGATTTGCCCTTGGAAGTATTGAAGGAAGAGTAGCTATTCATTATATCAACCCCCCAAATCCGTAAGTATCACTTaataaaagattattttgttattaCTCAGTTTACAATGAGGAAagtaaaaatacctttttttttttttccccagtgcaaAAGataatttcacttttaaatgtCATCGCTCCAATGGAACCAACACGTCAG harbors:
- the RAE1 gene encoding mRNA export factor isoform X1, which produces MSLFGATSGFSTGGTSMFVSTTADNHNPMKDIEVTSPPDDSISCLAFSPPTLPGNFLIAGSWANDVRCWEVQDNGQTIPKAQQMHTGPVLDGCWSDDGSKVFTASCDKTAKMWDLNSNQAIQIAQHDAPVKTIHWIKAPNYSCVMTGSWDKTLKFWDTRSPTPMMTLQLPERCYCADVVHPMAAVATAERGLIVYQLENQPSEFRRIESPLKHQHRCVAIFKDKVNKPTGFALGSIEGRVAIHYINPPNPAKDNFTFKCHRSNGTNTSAPQDIYAVNGIAFHPVHGTLATVGSDGRFSFWDKDARTKLKTSEQLDQPISACCFNHNGNIFAYASSYDWSKGHEFYNPQKKNYIFLRNAAEELKPRNKK
- the RAE1 gene encoding mRNA export factor isoform X2: MSLFGATSGFSTGGTSMFVSTTADNHNPMKDIEVTSPPDDSISCLAFSPPTLPGNFLIAGSWANDVRCWEVQDNGQTIPKAQQMHTGPVLDGCWSDHDAPVKTIHWIKAPNYSCVMTGSWDKTLKFWDTRSPTPMMTLQLPERCYCADVVHPMAAVATAERGLIVYQLENQPSEFRRIESPLKHQHRCVAIFKDKVNKPTGFALGSIEGRVAIHYINPPNPAKDNFTFKCHRSNGTNTSAPQDIYAVNGIAFHPVHGTLATVGSDGRFSFWDKDARTKLKTSEQLDQPISACCFNHNGNIFAYASSYDWSKGHEFYNPQKKNYIFLRNAAEELKPRNKK